From Penicillium digitatum chromosome 5, complete sequence, one genomic window encodes:
- a CDS encoding Copper/zinc superoxide dismutase (SODC) family protein: protein MWLFRGAQSAVFYYASCTPCAENHDRWKRRQDASRVQREKEKERHNNEIITDQPRPFAQPTPFSTNVGWREEIALGPGPPVRRGGHRNVQRTDSFNTDRRSQLKKDKSSGLMHPLGEKWKSMRYQREDEPLWGQQEVRGSSIGISGRGRADPNEPSKYYTPRVPPVNDLHPPIVSGPRSRAETRWMLQPPPSARVMAGKADVNSVTSPTSENFRGFGTIPPASKSAARENDTGRISEESGDEAFDDTTQNHRTHRPSLTRLSIDSDGPGLEPHSRSDSMFSTTNSDDSPSLEWKYPDTPASRPQSKATDDDDKFYRPHLSKALSTMHRDDKKVHMLHLEISDDNRDEIGLGQLQATRPWRWSMDI from the coding sequence ATGTGGCTCTTTCGTGGCGCTCAGTCCGCAGTCTTCTACTATGCCTCCTGCACCCCCTGTGCCGAAAATCATGATCGTTGGAAACGTAGACAAGATGCATCCCGGGTCCAGcgggagaaggagaaggaacGACACAACAACGAAATCATCACCGACCAACCCCGTCCATTCGCACAACCAACACCTTTCAGTACTAATGTAGGGTGGCGAGAGGAAATCGCCCTGGGCCCTGGTCCTCCCGTCCGGCGGGGTGGTCACCGCAATGTTCAACGAACGGACAGTTTCAATACCGACCGGCGCTCACAACTCAAGAAAGACAAGAGTAGTGGCCTGATGCACCCGCTTGGTGAGAAATGGAAATCAATGCGGTACCAACGGGAAGACGAGCCACTCTGGGGGCAACAAGAAGTCCGTGGATCGTCGATTGGAATTTCTGGACGTGGTCGTGCAGACCCAAATGAACCGTCCAAGTACTACACCCCGCGCGTGCCACCTGTGAACGACCTCCACCCACCGATTGTCAGTGGACCACGTAGCCGGGCCGAAACCAGATGGATGCTccagccaccaccaagtGCCCGAGTGATGGCTGGCAAGGCAGACGTCAATTCCGTCACTTCGCCAACTAGTGAGAATTTCCGGGGATTTGGGACCATTCCCCCTGCCTCCAAGAGCGCAGCCAGGGAGAACGACACTGGAAGAATCAGCGAGGAGAGTGGCGACGAGGCTTTTGATGACACCACTCAGAACCATCGAACTCATCGGCCATCGCTGACTCGACTCAGTATCGACTCCGATGGTCCAGGCCTAGAACCACACTCTCGAAGTGATTCTATGTTCTCTACCACCAACTCGGATGATTCCCCGAGTCTGGAATGGAAATACCCCGACACCCCCGCATCCCGCCCTCAATCGAAAGCTACAGATGACGATGACAAGTTCTACCGTCCACACCTCTCGAAGGCTCTCTCCACAATGCACAGGGACGACAAGAAGGTCCACATGCTACACCTAGAGATCAGCGATGATAATCGCGATGAGATTGGCCTGGGTCAATTACAGGCTACCCGTCCATGGCGTTGGAGCATGGATATCTAA
- a CDS encoding COPII-coated vesicle protein SurF4/Erv29, putative — protein MAQIRGTAGYNLGHQNPFGGPGSADATSDPSPLDAIREQTSKIEDWLDTLADPVKPYLPAVGRFLIVVTFIEDSLRILTQWNDQLLYLRDFRKIPWGVTHTFLIVNVIAMVVCSTLVIARKRTEFAVAGLLGVVISQGLGYGLIFDLNFFLRNLSVVGGLLMVLSDSWVRKKFVPAGLPQLEEKDRKMYVQFAGRVLLIFLFIGFVFSGDWSFWRILVSLFGFVACVMVVVGFKAKWSAIILVVLLSLFNVFVNNFWTLHAHHPQKDFAKYDFFQILSIVGGLVLLVNMGPGQLSMDEKKKVY, from the exons ATGGCCCAGATCCGTGGCACTGCGGGCTACAATCTCGGCCACCAGAACCCGTTTGGCGGGCCCGGTAGCGCAGATGCCACCAGCGACCCAAGTCCGCTGGACGCAATTCGCGAGCAGACAAGCAAGATTGAGGACTGGTTGGACACCTTGGCCGATCCAGTGAAGCC CTACCTTCCCGCCGTCGGCCGATTTTTGATCGTAGTGACCTTCATTGAAGACTCGCTGCGTATCCTCACACAATGGAACGACCAGCTCCTTTATCTCCGTGATTTCCGGAAGA TTCCCTGGGGAGTCACGCATACCTTCCTTATCGTCAACGTCATTGCCATGGTTGTGTGTTCGACTCTTGTCATCGCCCGCAAGCGCACTGAGTTCGCCGTCGCGGGATTGCTTGGTGTCGTCATCTCACAGGGTCTTGGATACGGTCTTATCTTCGACTTGAACTTCTTCCTTCGCAATCTCAGTGTCGTGGGCGGTCTGCTTATGGTCCTGTCCGATTCGTGGGTGCGCAAGAAGTTCGTCCCGGCCGGTCTGCCCCAGCTTGAGGAGAAGGACCGCAAGATGTATGTCCAATTCGCTGGACGTGTGTTgctgatcttcctcttcattgGATTCGTTTTCTCCGGCGATTGGAGCTTCTGGCGCATTCTGGTCAGCTTGTTCGGTTTTGTCGCTTGCGTCATGGTCGTTGTTGGCTTCAAGGCCAAGTGGAGCGCCATCATTCTGGTCGTCCTGCTTAGTCTGTTCAACGTTTTTGTCAACAACTTCTGGACG CTGCATGCCCACCACCCACAGAAGGACTTCGCCAAATACGACTTCTTCCAAATCTTGTCGATTGT CGGTGGTTTGGTCCTACTCGTCAACATGGGTCCCGGCCAACTGAGcatggatgagaagaagaaggtctATTAG
- a CDS encoding Nucleoside hydrolase, putative, protein MAKKIIIDTDPGIDDVLALLLALSATPEEVEVLLISLTFGNIEVENCLRNAVSMFHILEREMQWRRENGRPEGFGSLKAFRPILAVGAEDPLEDQKMLADYFHGIDGLGGIHATHPHLTANKAWVHLFAKELDGEGIKPVEDCSGSNDHAFTPSKLPAHKEILRALRENEPDSVTLVAVGPLTNLALAAAEDPETFLRVKEVVVMGGAINEPGNVTPTGEFNAYADAVAAARIFALTSPNPHTTVPPTKSPKLPPYPKNLSRQLTLRLFPLDITLRHNLSRGQFREAITPLLAAGSPLAEWVDAFMGHTFKTLERLHPGHVGDDALLSLHDPVCVWYALTSEDPKWVYSANSPEDIRIDTLGQWTRGMCVVDRRNRHRIEGEEESSNDHGLWLSGRAGNRIWRMDGSPVEENFGNVIIERLFR, encoded by the exons ATGGCAAAGAAGATTATCATTGACACTGATCCG GGAATTGACGATGTCCTCGCCCTTTTGCTGGCTCTGTCCGCCACACCGGAGGAGGTAGAGGTTCTCCTCATCTCATTGACATTCGGCAACATCGAGGTCGAGAA CTGTCTCCGCAACGCAGTATCAATGTTCCACATCCTCGAGCGGGAAATGCAGTGGCGCCGCGAGAACGGCCGACCCGAAGGCTTTGGCAGCTTGAAAGCTTTCCGTCCTATATTGGCTGTTGGCGCAGAGGACCCCCTTGAAGATCAAAAAATGCTTGCGGACTACTTCC ATGGAATTGACGGACTTGGTGGTATTCACGCAACG CACCCACATCTCACCGCTAATAAGGCATGGGTTCACCTCTTCGCCAAAGAACTGGATGGCGAGGGAATTAAGCCTGTCGAGGATTGTTCGGGTTCCAACGACCACGCATTCACCCCATCCAAGCTTCCGGCACACAAGGAGATTCTCCGCGCGCTCCGTGAAAATGAGCCAGATTCAGTGACTCTGGTGGCAGTTGGCCCGCTCACTAATCTGGCTTTGGCTGCAGCAGAAGACCCAGAGACATTCCTCCGTGTGAAAGAGGTGGTCGTCATGGGTGGTGCTATCAACGAGCCCGGAAAT GTGACGCCAACAGGGGAGTTCAACGCCTACGCAGACGCAGTGGCAGCCGCGCGCATTTTCGCACTCACCTCGCCCAACCCGCACACGACAGTTCCACCCACAAAGAGTCCCAAACTTCCACCGTACCCCAAAAATCTCAGCCGGCAACTGACCCTGCGTCTTTTCCCGCTGGACATTACTCTCCGCCACAATCTATCACGGGGCCAGTTCCGGGAAGCCATCACACCTCTCTTGGCAGCCGGCTCTCCGCTCGCAGAGTGGGTGGATGCTTTCATGGGACACACTTTCAAGACTTTGGAGCGCCTGCACCCTGGACATGTCGGTGACGATGCTTTGCTGAGTCTGCACGACCCTGTGTGCGTCTGGTATGCTTTGACATCTGAAGACCCGAAGTGGGTTTACTCGGCGAACTCGCCTGAGGATATCCGAATCGATACCTTGGGCCAGTGGACTCGCGGTATGTGCGTTGTCGACCGCCGTAACCGTCACCGTATTGAAGGCGAGGAAGAGAGCTCGAACGACCATGGTCTCTGGCTGAGCGGTCGTGCTGGCAACCGAATCTGGCGGATGGATGGGTCGCCTGTGGAGGAGAACTTTGGTAATGTCATTATTGAGAGGCTTTTCAGGTAA
- a CDS encoding inosine-uridine preferring nucleoside hydrolase, which produces MQLITLFFVSVAALASTAAAMPHLSAANHGARILVHVPTNATDSHNTTTTGTQGKAPLLTGSSHTNRPGTNRCHELCSLQSQTCTIAVPDDDKFW; this is translated from the coding sequence ATGCAGCTCATAACCCTCTTCTTTGTCAGCGTGGCTGCCCTAGCCAGTACCGCCGCTGCAATGCCTCATCTCTCTGCGGCGAACCATGGTGCCCGCATCTTAGTCCATGTGCCTACCAATGCAACCGATTCCCACAATACCACTACAACGGGTACACAGGGCAAAGCTCCCCTGTTGACGGGATCGTCTCATACGAATCGTCCTGGCACCAACCGCTGCCATGAGCTGTGCTCTTTACAATCTCAGACTTGTACAATTGCTGTACCGGACGATGATAAGTTTTGGTGA
- a CDS encoding putative bhlh transcription factor, whose protein sequence is MSRLPTPAMSGGFIIKDKPDGDAFTLPPAALSTVSRRSSRSDPPYIPASPTSPELSGRRTSHPTRSGTSTKRPLEDFDLPPPPTRTRKIIQMKPKSPSKTPKTRENGKGSQSSEDALPNPISNSKRKQPSATSAAGRKIARKTAHSLIERRRRSKMNEEFGTLKDMIPACTGQEMHKLAILQASIDYVNYLEKCIRDMKTGGSTHTPAAPLSPTSPDFIAETGEPMQRNSSSTDSYSTSASPELNAAPTEFPDTSPSFSPRTQVPSANIPQDALSILPSPALGPIWASSEKMFEFQGVDHEASAALLMLTQDRRGTADSICENLPGSKALAESVEETPAVPAEIQRRKGMSVHDLLIS, encoded by the exons ATGTCACGACTTCCAACCCCAGCAATGTCGGGTGGCTTCATTATCAAGGACAAGCCCGACGGAGATGCCTTTACACTACCTCCTGCCGCCTTGAGCACTGTCAGTCGGAGGTCTTCCAGATCAGATCCTCCCTATATACCGGCATCCCCGACTTCTCCAGAGCTCTCTGGCCGCCGGACAAGTCACCCCACCCGGTCGGGTACATCTACCAAACGCCCACTTGAGGACTTTGATTTGCCTCCGCCACCAACTAGAACTCGCAAGATCATCCAGATGAAGCCAAAGTCACCTTCAAAAACTCCCAAGACAAGGGAAAATGGCAAGGGTTCACAGAGTTCAGAAGACGCTCTGCCAAATCCCATATCAAACTCTAAAAGAAAACAGCCCAGTGCCACTAGTGCCGCAGGACGCAAGATCGCCCGCAAGACCGCACACAGTTTAATTGAGCGTCGACGTCGGTCCAAGATGAATGAGGAGTTTGGGACGTTAAAGGATATGATTCCGGCGTGCACCGGGCAGGAAATGCATAAGCTAGCCATTCTTCAG GCAAGCATTGACTACGTCAATTACCTAGAGAAATGTATCCGTGACATGAAGACTGGAGGATCAACCCACACCCCTGCCGCACCACTCTCACCAACATCACCCGACTTCATCGCAGAAACAGGCGAGCCCATGCAAAGGAATAGCTCCTCTACTGATTCATACTCCACATCTGCATCACCGGAGTTGAATGCTGCTCCCACCGAATTTCCCGACACGTCCCCATCTTTCTCTCCGCGCACCCAAGTTCCCTCAGCCAATATCCCACAGGATGCTTTATCGATCCTTCCTAGTCCAGCACTGGGTCCGATTTGGGCATCTAGCGAAAAGATGTTTGAGTTTCAGGGTGTTGATCACGAGGCTTCAGCTGCCTTGCTTATGTTGACTCAGGATCGAAGAGGGACCGCCGATTCGATCTGTGAGAACTTACCTGGCAGTAAGGCACTGGCAGAGTCCGTGGAAGAGACTCCAGCTGTGCCTGCTGAGATTCAAAGAAGGAAGGGCATGAGTGTCCACGACCTTCTTATTTCATAA
- a CDS encoding C6 transcription factor, putative translates to MNQPRRYNVERSCLRCHEHKIKCDKGKPCSKCMRQKVICQYPGPSRAKRQPPKKSTTDVALRLGQLEKLIAAMIEERSNSLDSQPQVQNSSFPIPNSLSVFRPPLSHPAVTDRPAHQEFLDKDGRYINEPLLSRVLEKEQELKSAIGSPIGATSSRRLPALRADGLFTNLLSARIDPHGLFPSRWEGVFLWQTFLSRVDPLVKVIHVPTAQSHIFAAISRPETVRADVHALLFAICFAATTALLSDDAQNEVRHANLRRYQWGMELSLYHSNFLDAPTLTSLQAMVIYQTCFRFSNSGRSGWTLHGVTFRAAQSIGLQRDGKNFKLPQLERELRRRTWGYIQSADARVAEDHGLSVPENDYGDTELPLNINDQNLSETSAEPAISQSRWTELTFTLIVIEINRARPALFRSLVGVDNPEGLIAEFKGAIEEKYLRHSDPEIPIQRFGFLLGRLLLTKTEVCIRQKQLQSQGPTACSLDYHLVQQTLAQACYGVEIGLEMCSSELLHGFRWLMMTYTQFHLLTFILWALCVYPTGPHVERAWRVIDIQFELIDESSWPDPGPKWPMIAQLRDKARRIHQALDSAEQSQQIVRDNFTVCVDGTGSGNYRPEAGFDIDSWDPNFVDFSDWNSLAHSLCLLD, encoded by the exons ATGAATCAACCACGCCGATACAACGTAGAGCGATCATGTTTACGCTGCCACGAGCACAAGATCAAGTGCGACAAGGGAAAACCATGCAGCAAATGCATGCGACAGAAGGTAATCTGCCAGTATCCAGGTCCGAGCCGAGCCAAGCGCCAACCCCCGAAGAAGAGCACGACCGATGTTGCGCTTCGGTTGGGGCAGCTTGAAAAGCTAATCGCGGCGATGATCGAGGAACGGTCGAATAGCTTGGACAGTCAACCCCAAGTCCAAAATTCAAGCTTCCCGATACCGAATAGCCTATCCGTCTTTAGGCCGCCATTAAGCCACCCAGCTGTGACAGACCGCCCTGCCCACCAGGAGTTTCTAGACAAAGATGGCCGGTATATCAATGAGCCTCTCCTCTCGCGGGTGCTTGAGAAAGAGCAGGAGCTGAAGTCTGCAATTGGATCACCGATTGGCGCAACCAGTTCGCGCCGACTACCGGCGTTGAGGGCAGATGGCCTCTTCACAAACCTTCTTTCGGCTCGGATTGACCCCCATGGGCTATTTCCGAGTCGCTGGGAGGGAGTTTTTCTCTGGCAAACCTTTCTCAGCCGTGTAGATCCCTTGGTAAAGGTCATTCATGTTCCAACAGCACAATCGCACATTTTTGCTGCGATTAGCCGACCTGAGACTGTTCGTGCCGATGTACATGCTTTGCTCTTTGCTATTTGCTTCGCCGCTACAACAGCCTTGCTTTCGGATGATGCTCAGAATGAAGTTCGGCATGCCAATCTGCGACGGTATCAATGGGGGATGGAGTTGTCTTTATACCACTCCAATTTTTTGGATGCCCCAACCCTGACCTCGTTGCAGGCGATGGTCATATACCAG ACATGCTTTCGATTTAGCAATAGCGGCCGGTCTGGCTGGACCTTACACGGCGTAACTTTTCGAGCTGCGCAGTCCATCGGCCTCCAGCGGGACGGAAAAAACTTTAAACTCCCACAATTAGAACGCGAGCTACGCCGAAGAACTTGGGGATACATTCAATCGGCTGATGCCCGAGTAGCAGAAGACCATGGGCTCAGCGTCCCGGAAAACGACTACGGCGACACCGAGCTCCCGCTGAATATCAACGACCAAAATTTATCAGAAACGAGCGCCGAGCCAGCCATATCGCAGAGCCGATGGACCGAGTTGACATTTACTCTAATCGTTATCGAAATTAACAGGGCGCGGCCGGCCTTATTCCGAAGCTTAGTCGGGGTAGATAATCCAGAGGGACTCATCGCCGAGTTTAAAGGCGCAATAGAGGAGAAGTACCTGCGACATAGCGACCCGGAAATCCCGATTCAGCGCTTTGGCTTCCTCCTCGGCCGGCTACTCCTCACGAAGACCGAAGTGTGCATTCGACAGAAACAGCTGCAATCACAGGGTCCGACGGCCTGCTCACTCGACTACCACCTTGTCCAACAGACGCTAGCACAGGCCTGCTATGGTGTGGAAATTGGCCTCGAGATGTGCAGCAGTGAATTGCTGCACGGCTTCCGCTGGCTTATGATGACTTATACTCAATTCCATCTCCTCACTTTTATTCTCTGGGCTCTGTGTGTTTATCCCACTGGTCCACATGTAGAACGAGCCTGGCGTGTTATTGATATCCAGTTCGAGCTGATTGATGAATCCTCTTGGCCAGACCCGGGACCCAAATGGCCGATGATTGCGCAGTTGCGGGATAAGGCGCGGCGTATCCACCAGGCGCTTGATTCTGCTGAGCAGAGCCAGCAAATTGTTCGTGACAATTTTACTGTTTGTGTGGATGGGACTGGGTCTGGGAATTATCGGCCTGAGGCAGGTTTTGATATTGATAGTTGGGATCCGAACTTTGTCGACTTTTCGGATTGGAATAGCTTGGCCCACAGTCTTTGTCTCTTGGATTGA